The DNA window TCCATGACCGAGTACGTCTGCCCGCCGGTCGCCGTGACGAGCCCGAGCGCTCCGTTGACGAGCGCCGGCCGTGCGTACGGGGCGAACCGGGAGAACGTGAGCGCCTGCTCCACCACGGTCCGTGCCCCGCGGACCACCCTGGACGCGAAGACCGTCCCCGCCGTCGCGGGAGTGACGGCGCCGGCATCGGCCCGCAGCACCACGTCCGGGTCGAGGAGCGCGAGAAGCGCGTCGAAGTCACCCTCGCGCGAAGCCGCGAGGAAGGCGTCGACGACCTGCCGCTGACGCCCACGGTCGGCCTCCGGCGGCCGGGCCCCCTGCACCCGCCGCCGGGCGCGGCTGGCCAGTTGCCGGGTCGCGGCCGGGGTGCGCTCGACGACGGGAGCGATGTCGTCGAAGGGCACGGCGAACATGTCGTGCAGGACGAAGGCGAGCCGCTCGGCGGGCGGCAGCGTCTCCAGTACGACGAGGAGCGCGAGGCCGACCGAGTCGGTGAGCAGGGCCTGCTGCTCGGGATCGGCCTTGTCGGCCCGGCCGATGACGGGATCGGGCACGTGCGTGTATGCGTGTACGTCGAGGGGGTCCTCGCGCCGTGACGTGCGCGAGCGCAGCATGTCCAGGCACACCCGCCCCACGACCGTCGTCAGCCAGCCGCCCAGGTTCGCGACGTCGGTGGTGTCGGACCGGCTGAGCTTCAGCCATGCCTCCTGGACGGCGTCCTCGGCCTCGCTCAGCGAGCCCAGCATCCGGTACGCGACGGCGCGCAGGTGCCCCCGGTGGGCCTCGAAGCGCTCCGCCAGAAATTCGTGG is part of the Streptomyces agglomeratus genome and encodes:
- the sigJ gene encoding RNA polymerase sigma factor SigJ; this encodes MTDHEFLAERFEAHRGHLRAVAYRMLGSLSEAEDAVQEAWLKLSRSDTTDVANLGGWLTTVVGRVCLDMLRSRTSRREDPLDVHAYTHVPDPVIGRADKADPEQQALLTDSVGLALLVVLETLPPAERLAFVLHDMFAVPFDDIAPVVERTPAATRQLASRARRRVQGARPPEADRGRQRQVVDAFLAASREGDFDALLALLDPDVVLRADAGAVTPATAGTVFASRVVRGARTVVEQALTFSRFAPYARPALVNGALGLVTATGGQTYSVMDFTLRDGKIVEINILADRDRLSRLEVPALDG